GCCATGGTAAGGATACGCACTATATTAGCAAAGCGCGGGCTATGAAAGGTTTAGGTCTTGCTACTCAAACCCCCGACAGGTCGAGCGTACTTAAATTTCCTCACCTTGCAGACATCGCGGATGAGTTTTGTTATGGAAACATTCAGCCGTCGATTATAGTCGGTCTCGATAACTGGCACCTCACTATTCCCAGGGCTATACGCGAGGGCACTAGGGCAGAACCAGTCGCGATTAACACCGCGTTAGGTTGGGTCCTATTCGCCTTTGGTTGCAGTAAAACCGCTCCTGCCGAAACTGTCAACCACGCTATAGTGAGCGAGCCCGCGGTCGCGGATGTCAGCGATCGCGCAGTTTTAGAGCAGTTGATTCGCGAGCAATATAGTTTAGACTCAATCGGCATTTCGAAACACGAAGCGCGCAGCGTTGATGATGATCGCGCTATCCAAATTCTCGAACGTACTGCGCGTCACCTGCCTAACGGgcattttgaagtcggtttacTTTGGAAATCGGACAATTTATCTGTGCCTGATAGTCGCAAGCTTGCCTTATCTAGGTTTCTTAGTCTCGAGAAAAAGATGGCCCGTGATTTTCAGTATGCAGAGCGTTACCGTGAAAACATACACGACATGTTTCGGAAAGGTTATGCTGAACTGTGCACCGAAGAGCCTAGCGCCAAGTCGCCCGTTTGGATTTTGCCACATTTCGGCGTAACCAATCCAAATAAACCGAACAAATTAAGAGTCGTGCACGATGCTGCTGCTAAAAGTCACGGTGTTTCGCTAAATTCACTTCTATTAACCGGCCCAGATTTGTTGCAGCCCCTGCTCGGAATCTTATTGCGGTTTAGAGAGGGAAAAATCGCCCTGACTGGTGATATTCGCGAGATGTTTCCTCAAGTTAAGATCCGAGCAGAGGATCGCGACGCTCAGAGGTTTTTGTGGCGCGACTCGCCCAAAGACCCTATCATGACATACCGCATGTCATCCATGATTTTCGGTGCCGCTTCCAGCCCTTTCACTGccatttatataaaaaacaagAACGCAGTGGAATGGCAGGAGCGCTTTCCAGACGCAGCTCAAGCCATCATAGCTGACCACTATATGGATGACTGTATAGTTAGCTTAAATTGTGTTGACAAGGCCGCAAAACTTGCCGCCGAGATCACCAACATCCATAAACATGCTGGCTTTGAGATGCGTTCTTGGACCTCAAACAATCCCTCTGCGCTGCGTCTACTGCCCAAAGAGAGCTTGGCTGAAGTCTCAGTAGCTAGAAATGACGTAGATGTTGATCTTGGACGCCTCACTGCTCCTGTGCGCACACTGGGACTTATTTGGCAACCCGTTTCTGATAAGATTGGGTTTAATATCGGAATAAAAGGAGAACGTTCGTTGCCGAATAGGCTCACTAAGCGCGAAGTGTTAGCTCACGTTATGCGGGTTTTCGATCCACTCGGTATCCTGGCGCCAGTTGTGATTACGGGTCGCATCATGTTCCAAAATGCGTGGCGTAAGGGGATCGATTGGGACGAGGAGCTGTCGCAAAGTGACAGTGCAGCATGGAGACTCTGGTTTGACGATTTAATCGCAATTTCTGGTTTACAGATTCCACGCTGTTACTTACTTAGCGAATTAAAAATTGATAAGTGCGAGCTTCATTTGTTTTGTGACGCGAGCGAGTCTGCTTTCGCTGCGGTTGCATATTGGCGGTTCGTCTTAGAGAATGGTGAAGTGAAGCTGGCTCTTATATGCAGCAAAGTCCGCGTAGCTCCTTTAAAACAAATCTCCATAAATCGCTTAGAGCTCCAAGGAGCGTTGATCGCAGCCCGTCTCGCTTCTACGATTTGCGAAGCACACAGATTTAAGCCTATAAATCGCGTATTCTGGTGCGATTCTATGACCGTTTTGGGGTGGCTTCGAAGCGAGGCGCGCTTATTTAAACCATTTGTTTCTCACAGAGTAGCCGAGATTATGGAGATAACCGACGTAAAAGAATGGCGATGGGTGCCAAGTCAACTCAACGTAGCTGATGATGCTACACGCATCAAGCGAGTGAcgttatctccagaatcgcgctggATTTCGGGTCCTGAATTTTTGCTCTCTTCGGAGTGGCCCAGCGAGCCCAATTCACCTGAATATCCAGGCATGGAAGAAGAGAGAAAACGTGCAGCGCGTCCTGATTTAGTTCATCTCATTAGTGACGTTGAAAGGCACGAGCCAGTCTCAGCCGATCCTAAACGGTTCAGTTCTTGGGTGAGGCTGGTACGCGCAACAGCCATAGCTCATAAGTATTTGACGTTACTTAGAATCCGTTGCCTAGCTAGAAGGGGTCTAGGTGTAAACAATTTAGTTCGCTTAGAGGGGGGCTTGTGTAGTTTTATGTTTCAGCCAGCCAACCAATGGCAACAGTTCGCTGCTCCGCGCTCTGTGTGCGAATCTGCCGCGGGCCTGACCGCCACAGATCTTCGCCTAGCCGAAGTTCACATCCTGCGCCAGTCACAGTTGAACACATTCCCAGACGAGATGGCCAGCCTACACAGCCATCCCGCACAGCTTATGCCACGCACCAGCCGTTTATCCAAGCTATCAGTGACCATCGGAGACGACAAACTTATGCGTTTGTCTGGCCGTATAAGGGCAGCGTCGCAAGTACGGGATGAGATGAAAAACCCCATTGTGCTTGATGGCAAAGACCTAGCTGTGCGCCTACTTGTTCAGAACCACCATCGCAGGGCTGCCCACGGCAATACGGAGACCGTGGTAAACGAGCTGCGACAAGAATACCACCTATTGTCGCTAAGAAGTACCGTCCGCAATATCACCTATAACTGCTTATTTTGCCGAATACGCCGGGCCAAGCAGTTTCAACCCGTGACGGGAGACTTACCGGAAGCACGCCTTGGACACCACAGACGGCCGTTTACGTTCACAGGGCTGGACTACTTCGGCCCAATACAAGTTGCCGTTGGCCGAAGACGAGAAAAAAGATATGTCGCCCTGTACACCTGCCTTGTGGTACGCGCAGTCCACTTAGAAATCGTAGACAGTCTCACAACCGACTCTGCGATCATGAGCCTCCGCAGATTCACTGCTCGAAGAGGGACCCCATCCGAGCTGTGGTCGGACAATGGAACTGCTTTTGTGGGTGCCAGCCGGGAGCTTCGACGCTTATACGACGACGCTACGTCCCAGTTCGCTGCCGCACAGAGAATCAACTGGCGTTTCATCCCACCGGCGGCGCCGTTTATGGGTGGCTGCTGGGAGAGGCTTGTGAAGAGCGTGAAAACTGCACTCAAGGTGACTCTCACTGAGCGAGCCCCAACTGACGAGGTGCTACGTACACTTTTGGCTGAGGCGGAGGCCTTGGTAAATTCGCGGCCACTAACTCATGTTTCCGTTGACCCTCAGAGTGAGGAATCACTAACACCCATGCATTTTCTGTTGGGTTCGTCTTCGGGACGCCCACTTCCAGTCACATCATCAGAAACGGACCTCCTATCACGAACCAGCTGGCGTAAGGCTGTCGGATTATCAGAGCATTTTTGGCGCCGTTGGTTAAAAGAATATCTTCCGACGTTAACACCCAGACGTGGTCGAGGTGAGGTTCCCCAATTAGCAGTCGGAGACTTGGTGCTCATTGCGGATGGTAATTCTCCGAGAGGTTCCTGGCCCCGTGGACGCATTACTGCTGTCTTCCCAGGCCCTGATGGCATCATAAGAGTTGCGGATGTGCACAGCCTTGGAGGTGTTATGCGGCGGCCCCTGAAGAAGCTGATCAAGCTCCCCCTTTAATAAAAAAGGGGGGAATGTGGACGACGCACCTTTTTATACgtttactttttataattttattgtatttttatattcctttgttcttataattttatgttcttTTTGACACCATATTTTTGTTCAGTCTTCTCTTAGGATTCATGTAATAAAGTACTATCTTGAACCAGTGCGCCTTTATCATTTTCAGTCACTGAAAATTCAGGCttatatcaggcgtggctccgcgatttcgttgctttgctacaagtacatccgtcccacaccaatttttgtggctagccataagccacgcgtggcgctgtcgccacctagcggccatatctgtcctgatcgtaactgACGCTTcttattagagagtgagtcttctgtacctagtactattatttattctacgCTTATAATATTGTCCATAACAAAGTTAgtccataaaaaaaattattacctGAAACCTGACCAAGCGAAGCCTCCCAGACCAACAGCGATGGTGAGGTAGACTAGGCATCCTGTCACCGTTGACGCGTATGACGCCGCCACCATGAATATCGTCTGAAAATTGGAAATTGaattcttcatcatcatcatcatctcagccagaggacgttcactgctggacataggcctcccccaaagagtgccacaatgaccggtcttgcgccacccgcatccagcggacacccgcgaccttcaccaggtcatcagtccaccttgtggggggtctacccacgcaaTTGAATTCTTAAACTTTATAAAAGTGTGCAAATAGCTGTCTCTGTCCACGACTTTAACTCATTTCATCAAAAGTTAACTGGAAGACATCCTTTAGACGACCTTTGTTGTTCAAGTATCTCAGTAACTGtgatttttcatcacacttgctcgtaaaaagACATTACACGTAGGCGATGTGGTTCGTAAATCCAAAATTTCGACCTAGGGCTATAATGTACGTCCGGAATTAGGcagaagttttatttatttcccttTGTTTTCCTCACAattgtgatgaaaaacatttcGCGTTGCGGTTGGTACAGGAATTACGAACTCGTGTTAATTAAGCCCTCGCATTCGGCTTCGGGCTTCAATTCGCACACGTtcgtaaattattatttaccgCCCCCTCGACGACGTCTCCTTGGTTCGTGCGCCAGTAATAAAACTCAAATTACttacgtattattttattatttgtaaatgAGCTAGACATACATTTAAGAACATGGAAAGGGACCGTGCTTATTGGATCTGCCTGGATTAATTAATTACCTGAGCAAGGAAAGCGCCGCAGTTGAATAGTTTTCTGACATTAGTGCGCGACATGTACCCTTTGGTCAGCACCCAGTCCGCAAGATGACCCGCCACCTGCAATCACACaaacagtttttagggttccgtacccaaagggtaaaacgggaccctattactaagacttcgctgtccgtccgtccgtccgtctgtcaccaggctgtatctcacgaaccgtgatagctagacagttgaaattttcacagatgatgtatttctgttgccgctataacaacaaatactaaaaacagaataaaataaagatttaaatggggctcccatacaacaaacgtgatttttgaccaaagttaagcaacgtcgggaggggtcagtgcttggatgggtgaccgttttctttttgctttttttgttttttttttttgctttatggtacggaacccttcgtgcgcgagtccgactcgcacttgcccggtttttttatatataatataataacacttgcacggcgtgtgcaagtgttattttaaacgtcaaagttctatgaaattatcacgtataattaacactgcgtgtgttatcaaaatcgaaGACTTGTCTTGCTCTAACTCTATCGGGATGGCAGACACAGGAAGTCACGTGAGTATTTCCATATATTATGATTAGTTTTCTTATTCTATCAACAACTATTGTTATTGTGAAGTTGGCTAGCCCCCCACAAAAAGAAACTGACCTGTAAAACTATAGCCATCGCGAGGTACGGCACCGCAGACAGCCAACCCGTCGCCGAAGTCTCGAACTTAAATACGTCTGAGGACAACAAATAACATGTTTCAACTAAAGTGTTCTCATCTTTACGTGTCTTACCTAGAAAACAAACGTGACATCAAAGTGTTATTCCAACAATACGATTCATAGACAatctagaccagcggtcggcaacctgccgcccgcgggccgcatgcggctcgtgaaactgtcacttgcagcccgagtgccgccttggctattttgtatgtaatagtgacataCGATagtgtctcataaagtcataaatattaacaaagtacggcccgcgtcaccttcGTTAATTACTATGTAGCCCTTGGCtgttaaaaggttgccgaccgctgatctagaCAATGTAATGCAAATGTAATGTCACATAATTAGAAATAAGGTCGTCAGATATTActgcctttgttgtgtaacataattattattactgGTGACTGGTAGAAATGTTAGAATTGTGTCGCTAAAGTGAGGTTCCATGGCAGCTTAACATAGCATCTATGGCTGATATTAAACCAAACACTCCGTTCAGAATAGgcaatgcaaatcggttataaccgtaaccgaaatattcggttataaccgaatattttgacaaaatttcataaccgaatattggaaactcgaataaccgattacggttattttcggttatttatttatgacttagATTGTATGTTTTTATCATCTAATGACTACAAAATCCTGCCTTGTTTGGCTGTGACGCATGTGACTATAATTTTTGTCAATATTGTGTCACGTCCAAGGTAATATTatacttttactgtattttattaaaaaacgaagACTTTTACTCATATTCACTAATACTGTGGGtactaaaataaagatttttgtatttttttaattacttcattgcaaatttataatttttcgtcgaaaataaccgtaaccgattataaccgatattcggttatttttcgggcataaccgtaaccgaaaccggttatgaagtttggccggttattgcattccctagttcaGAAGGAGCGGTACGgcggtacggtcagccaagaaagtggtctaccacttttcgactctatcaatcagataatagagtcgaaaagtggtagaccactttcttggatAACTATACCTCCCAACACAAGTATTGCTATATGTAAAAGGAGGTATTCACCACAAAATATTGTATAAATCCACTTAGATACCAAATAcatcaataattttaattttttgactcACTCAGACGAGTCAGACCCAAAGGTCAATTCAATATGACCTGCCTGTGTTTTAGCCGCCTTTAAAAAAGGACGGAATTGTGTAATGATTAGTTTACAGAATTGCTCCGCcaataaaattatgaattaaattTGTTACCTTGCATAAATGTAGGCAGGAACGTTAGAAGTGTGTAGAAACCCCAGTTTTCACTGAAATGGGCCATAACTATGGCCCAAACTGGCCCTGAGGTCAACATGGCTCGCCACGGGTGCTTAATTTTGGACCCCTCGATAGCTTGCGTACCTCGTGagtcctgaaaaaaaaaatttctgttgacaatttctatttttaaaaacttaaaacaTACAGGAAAAATTTGGCGGTCAAAATTGAATCAATAGTATTAGAAAACataatattgttttaaaacCGAACGAGGCAAAACAAAAGCCATGATGCCGGCGGTCAATGCAACTGTGtgagcgggacagcaatataattatgcgcgtgcgatagagataggaaatggAAATTCTTCGTACTTATCGTGCTTAATTTTTTATGTGCTACGGTAGAAAATATaatgtattaaataatataaaacaccAACTAGCTTCGAAATAcctgtatatattttaattcagcTGGAGATATCCGGGGGTCCTTTTCTGGGGACTCTTTCACCACCAACCACCAAACTGTTGTCCACACCAGTCCCATTATacctgcaaataaataaataaataataggacatttttttacacaaattgactaagccccacagcacagtaagctcaagaaggcttgtgttgtgggtatttagacaacgatatatataaatacttaaatacatagaaaacaaccatgactcaggaacaaatatctgtatcatcatacaaataaatgcccttaccaggattcgaaccagggactatcggcttcataggcagggtcataGGTAGGGGCAggcacccactaggccagaccagtcaAATAGAACATAAAATCGGTAAAATGTTGAACTAAGTGTACTAGGTACTATTAAACGTGTAAAGTGTAACTCCGTCAtccataaaactttacaagccATAGCTGCTGCTAAAGCGAATATTTAGACTATTAGAACACGTACAGTCGTAGGTACGTGGTATATAGTTATCGAACATAGAATATTCCACGCCATCGCCATAAGGGCTTGGAACCGGTTTTTAAATCCGAattagcccaatatttttaattatttgatgcTCTTTACCTAGGGTTGAATCATGTAtttttaggtaacaacttcgtattattagattgtcccattaaaaatgaaataataaaccaaagagcGAAAGATAACGTaagtaataataccggtatttttggaTGAAGAagaaaccggttccgagccttgcacGCCATCTCGTTTTAGTGTGCCAGTAGCGAACACAGCGGCATGGACACCACGATGCCCGCGTAGCTGATTATAATTATATGTGACAATAGTTACCGAATACGTAGAATATACCAGGCCAGCCTGTATAGTGTGCCAGTAGCGAACATATCGGCATGGACACCAGGACACCGCGGCGCCCGCATAATGTGACAATAGTTACCGAACACGTAGAATATGCCAGGCCAGCCCGTATAGTGTGCCAGTAGCGAACATAGCGGCATGGACACCACGTTGCCGTCGTAGCTGATCATATATAATGTGACAATAGTTACCGAACACGTAGAATATGCCAGGCCAGCCAGTATAGTGTGCCAGTAGCGAACATATCGGCATGGACACCACGGTGCCCGCGTAGCTGATCATATTATAATGCGACAATAGTTACCGAACACGTAGAATATGCCAGGCCAGCCCGTATAGTGTGCCAGTAGCGAACATATCGGCATGGACACCACGGTGCCCGCGTAGCTCCCGCTAAAGGCGAACGTGGCTAGTCGAGCGCGCTCTTCGCTTGGCGCCCAACGGGACCATACTGCGTGGATACACGGGTAGGTTACACCCtggaaatataataaaaactgtaatgtatgaaaaaaatataaggTAAAGAAGGTAATAagtagggcatgctcccgggaattcccggttctcatattcccgggaattcccgggaattttatggtatcaaaagaaccggtactgaagacccggtaccggtacttcccggttctcatcatatgactatttattcccatttcaatagtagtaatgtattagtactttagctcgggacattatattataacatttaataatggtgctatgaaacgggggacccaaataacccgataaattaacctagtaaagtaggcattcgtgaaggcaggccgtgccgtcatatagtgctgagtgcatcgactacgctacggccgtgtggctcggcccaggcggagccaatgtgtgccggttaatttcgtaaaataggttggaacgccaattaagtgtttgtttataataaaataagtcatttattaattcttatgcaattatttatatgaaaataagtcattcataaagattgtacgctaacagaaacaatttcttaaaagtaatcaaaagatgccttgagaaccgggaagaaccgggaatcccggttccggccatgcccagaaccgggaaatgaaattcttggtaccgggaccggtactgcatgccctactaattacaccttcattggagtaaaagagaaagatccccgcaatttgcgaatttcggtttccgcggtagcccctctgggcTGTTAACTGCAAATGGGGACTACTTATTTGACTAGCCATTTTTAGAGACAGATTCTTACAGatgagcgttttccaaaaaaatttacatttcattcataTCTTCTTGGGTTCATTTTACTCATCAtgaaaaatgtgtcccaagattacctttccagatcgtcacatttttgtacgaataatttttttatttgtagtaacgtgacgcactggaaaagtattttttcatacaaaattttgggacacattttttcatgtatgaggcaagaatgtacaaatgattctgagtaaaatgagcccaagaagtcaatattttaaAGATATGACTGAAATGtacattttctcaaaaatggacggcaaagtcgactttgccgtctaaaaaatcggtcgcgaagcgcgtagtttatggttagtcaaaaattaaaaagttaaaaacattgcagtctcgattttgggactgcaatgttgcatacaaattccattatttgtcgagttccaaactttttaaaagttgaaatggccatatcaaatgaaggcacaggcccaataaacagccaaacagatgattagtaccgcgactatttaggtgtctcaaataggttggcgtatttttggcagaaaaatacacttctatttttttattaaaaaaataaaaaggcggcaacggcttttctctgtgaaaatatatacggaagaacgttgcttttgtaaaatatttctatgatatttatatttcttgcaccatttttgagaaaagcactatatatgactcggctggaaggctacttgctggcttcggattcaattaaacggactcccaaggtcgtccgtttaaaacgaatcctcagccggcaagtagctacttccgagcctcgacaataatgtactatttttttgaTAACGCTCAGATTCCTAAATTATACAACTTACCTCGAACAGTCCCTCAACTACCCTCACGGCAATAAGCAGTGAGGTGCTGGTGTGTGCCAGCGGCGGAGTGAACAACGTCAGTAGCGACGTCGCCCCTATCCCGATGGCAAACATTCTAGAAATACGGAGAAGAATGAATAAATACGTAAAACAGCATAAAATTTGAGACCGTAAGGCGAACTCTGCACCGATTAGGCACGCAAGAGTGTGGAAGCGTCACCAATAAACGTATTATTTCTAtgaaggattattttttgctaagtaacacagtgtcagaaataaaaggaagcccatgaattttaacatttaatgTGAAATTttgcgaaataatcaaaagagtgcagctttgtattcaacagaatgagactcattttgagcattgataaattaaattggttaattttgaattaaaaatgttaaaattcacgGGCTTCCCTATAATTTTTGACACTATGTTATTCAGCAAAAAAttatccttatgatgaagcctttcgatcggtatgataaagctacaggttgattttttttctcgtgtagcgggttcgattcccggttcagtcatgtaattatttaaaaatctatgaatgcagtttaaattgttttttaaattaaaataatgtcttctttcagtaaaatgttccatctacaatattcagggtacttttcctccatgtggcatagccgtgggacgccctgtatatatgtatatatattataaactgaaataaatgtcatatactaagaaaaagtgaccataggacagtgccccaggctggaatcgaaccagcgtcctctgctatcgcggcaggcgcctctgtgccattcggccaccgggccacagcggcataggtcgaatatTTCCAAGTACATGTACTTCTTATTTAAGGCTTATGGCGCCCCCTGGCCATCCctaaggtagaacagtatggttcgGACCTTCTAACTGGATCATCTCAGGTGATACCGAGCTAGTTTATTTCAGTACATGATAGTTATgataccatgacagtaactctctatacactctattctctatGGTGCTAGTAAACTGGTacccaggcccctatttcaccaacgtgacaggtgcacacaattcgacaagtctcattgttgctgacgtcacaggcatccatgggctacggctACCGCtcaccatcgggcgggccgtattcctgtttgttaccattgtattatttaaagaaactttattatatcggcaaaaaacaggtatttctcttgcgatgtttatgatgaaaatgatgacaattgtcacaagatttcaaagaactttcggtaattcttgacagaaAATGAGTTCGGTGTcgaaatttcgtgacaattgtcgtgtttcttgtgacaattgtcattagcgtcgcaaaataagtacttattaactggcgatatagtggagttttttttttaattaacctGTTGGCGGCagacaaccacaccgcccgtctgatggtaagcggttaccgtagcctatggaggcctgtgacgtcagtaacagtgacgtcgacaattgtcggacctgtcacgttggtgaaataggggccaggccAGGTGTGACGTGACTTTGACAAGGGTAACAAGAGGTCCAATGGATAAAATAAATCACTATTAATATTAGATCcgacagtcagcatcaatagtaaCATAGAACAACGCgcctaaagtacagtcgccatcagacatatcggagcggccaaggtgttcacaaatgtctgaacacgcctctattgtcaaggcgttacagggcgtgtttacatatttttgagcacctcggccgctccgatatatctgatggcgactgtacaaggaATTTCGTTTTATGTGC
The sequence above is drawn from the Cydia fagiglandana chromosome 7, ilCydFagi1.1, whole genome shotgun sequence genome and encodes:
- the LOC134665713 gene encoding vesicular glutamate transporter 1 isoform X4; protein product: MFYGYLVTQLPGGWLAAKIGGNRMFAIGIGATSLLTLFTPPLAHTSTSLLIAVRVVEGLFEGVTYPCIHAVWSRWAPSEERARLATFAFSGSYAGTVVSMPICSLLAHYTGWPGIFYVFGIMGLVWTTVWWLVVKESPEKDPRISPAELKYIQDSRGTQAIEGSKIKHPWRAMLTSGPVWAIVMAHFSENWGFYTLLTFLPTFMQDVFKFETSATGWLSAVPYLAMAIVLQVAGHLADWVLTKGYMSRTNVRKLFNCGAFLAQTIFMVAASYASTVTGCLVYLTIAVGLGGFAWSGFSVNHLDIAPPHASVLMGLSNTVATLPGIISPPLAGSIVTDKTAEQWRVVFFISSAIYLLGAIVYGFLCSAERQPWVLECEDPSFDTDGASVTTAKGYDNKAMDHSEM
- the LOC134665713 gene encoding vesicular glutamate transporter 1 isoform X3, whose protein sequence is MTEPVETKLENGTVVFIPEFDWSSQTKGLVLSSFFYGYLVTQLPGGWLAAKIGGNRMFAIGIGATSLLTLFTPPLAHTSTSLLIAVRVVEGLFEGVTYPCIHAVWSRWAPSEERARLATFAFSGSYAGTVVSMPICSLLAHYTGWPGIFYVFGIMGLVWTTVWWLVVKESPEKDPRISPAELKYIQDSRGTQAIEGSKIKHPWRAMLTSGPVWAIVMAHFSENWGFYTLLTFLPTFMQDVFKFETSATGWLSAVPYLAMAIVLQVAGHLADWVLTKGYMSRTNVRKLFNCGAFLAQTIFMVAASYASTVTGCLVYLTIAVGLGGFAWSGFSVNHLDIAPPHASVLMGLSNTVATLPGIISPPLAGSIVTDKTAEQWRVVFFISSAIYLLGAIVYGFLCSAERQPWVLECEDPSFDTDGASVTTAKGYDNKAMDHSEM
- the LOC134665713 gene encoding vesicular glutamate transporter 1 isoform X1, with the protein product MSEENAMGDDLKRQAAMFYNTTERERSQEHQATWCFWRRRRLIVALLAFFGFFNVYALRVNLSVAVVAMTEPVETKLENGTVVFIPEFDWSSQTKGLVLSSFFYGYLVTQLPGGWLAAKIGGNRMFAIGIGATSLLTLFTPPLAHTSTSLLIAVRVVEGLFEGVTYPCIHAVWSRWAPSEERARLATFAFSGSYAGTVVSMPICSLLAHYTGWPGIFYVFGIMGLVWTTVWWLVVKESPEKDPRISPAELKYIQDSRGTQAIEGSKIKHPWRAMLTSGPVWAIVMAHFSENWGFYTLLTFLPTFMQDVFKFETSATGWLSAVPYLAMAIVLQVAGHLADWVLTKGYMSRTNVRKLFNCGAFLAQTIFMVAASYASTVTGCLVYLTIAVGLGGFAWSGFSVNHLDIAPPHASVLMGLSNTVATLPGIISPPLAGSIVTDKTAEQWRVVFFISSAIYLLGAIVYGFLCSAERQPWVLECEDPSFDTDGASVTTAKGYDNKAMDHSEM
- the LOC134665713 gene encoding vesicular glutamate transporter 1 isoform X2; translated protein: MTEPVETKLEKGTVVFIPEFDWSSQTKGLVLSSFFYGYLVTQLPGGWLAAKIGGNRMFAIGIGATSLLTLFTPPLAHTSTSLLIAVRVVEGLFEGVTYPCIHAVWSRWAPSEERARLATFAFSGSYAGTVVSMPICSLLAHYTGWPGIFYVFGIMGLVWTTVWWLVVKESPEKDPRISPAELKYIQDSRGTQAIEGSKIKHPWRAMLTSGPVWAIVMAHFSENWGFYTLLTFLPTFMQDVFKFETSATGWLSAVPYLAMAIVLQVAGHLADWVLTKGYMSRTNVRKLFNCGAFLAQTIFMVAASYASTVTGCLVYLTIAVGLGGFAWSGFSVNHLDIAPPHASVLMGLSNTVATLPGIISPPLAGSIVTDKTAEQWRVVFFISSAIYLLGAIVYGFLCSAERQPWVLECEDPSFDTDGASVTTAKGYDNKAMDHSEM